Within the bacterium genome, the region CCTCGGAAGGTTCCACGAAACTAGCGAAGTCGTTTACTCGTCCAACTTTTGTGACCAATAGCTGGCATCATCAAGCAGTAAAAATCGTATCACCCGGAGGAGTTGTCGCCGCTCGGGCACCGGATGGTATTGTCGAAGCAGTCGAGTGGGAAGAGTATCGCGCCGCTGGAGTGCAATGGCACCCCGAGCGAATGGTTCAAAATGCCGAATCTAAGGCATTAGCGTCCTACTTTATCGAACAATGCAGTAATCGAGCGTCATGAACCGGAAGCAAATTTTAACCCCGTTGGATTGGCTGGAAGCGCCGCAACAACAGACGTTGCCGCCACTCACTTTTATCGTCGGTTCCGATGAGTGGGTAATCGACATTCTCATCGACAGCTTCAAGCATAAACTCGCTATCGAAGATTTCGAGTATGGTTTCTCGATTCTGTATGCCGACGACGTTTCACCGGAAGAATTTTTCGATAGTCTGCAAGGAAGTTCACTACTGTATGCCGCACCTAAAT harbors:
- a CDS encoding gamma-glutamyl-gamma-aminobutyrate hydrolase family protein (Members of this family of hydrolases with an active site Cys residue belong to MEROPS family C26.); this translates as SEGSTKLAKSFTRPTFVTNSWHHQAVKIVSPGGVVAARAPDGIVEAVEWEEYRAAGVQWHPERMVQNAESKALASYFIEQCSNRAS